From the genome of Flavobacterium ovatum, one region includes:
- a CDS encoding glycosyltransferase family A protein, translating into MKKVFSFHQYKYLYLCKCANKLIDKLNNKLGKQDLEILISTMDRNSLDFLIPMFPFCHFSEFSLLIVNQTKGNNTLISEFPNVRVINSYEKGISKSRNLAIRNASKKICLIADDDVVYFLNFEKGIIVAFNQNPEASIITFNHQRIGLQKPHKNSKIEYEHSNKSVYEVIAIEIAFRLNVIKDKKIFVDEYFGLGSYFETAEEYLFLRDAIKLRLIVLFSPFVIVSHPLLSSGENYGSDKILFARAALFYKIKANLVYIWLLKYVFFLARKNYINWNECIKKYKIGLSGIQKYKELVKL; encoded by the coding sequence ATGAAAAAAGTATTTTCATTTCACCAATATAAATACCTATATTTGTGTAAGTGTGCTAATAAATTAATAGATAAGTTGAACAATAAATTAGGTAAACAAGATTTGGAAATATTGATTTCCACAATGGATAGAAATTCCCTAGATTTTTTAATTCCAATGTTTCCTTTTTGTCATTTTTCTGAATTCTCATTACTAATTGTTAATCAAACAAAAGGAAATAATACATTAATTTCTGAATTTCCCAATGTTAGAGTGATCAACTCGTATGAAAAAGGCATATCTAAAAGTAGAAATTTAGCTATTAGAAATGCTTCAAAAAAGATTTGTTTAATTGCCGATGATGATGTTGTTTATTTCCTAAACTTCGAAAAAGGAATCATTGTTGCTTTCAATCAGAATCCAGAAGCTTCTATAATTACATTTAATCATCAACGAATTGGACTGCAAAAACCTCATAAAAATTCTAAAATTGAATATGAACATTCTAATAAAAGTGTTTATGAAGTAATTGCTATTGAAATAGCATTCAGGTTAAATGTTATAAAAGATAAAAAAATATTCGTCGATGAATATTTTGGGTTAGGATCTTATTTTGAAACGGCCGAAGAATATTTGTTTTTGCGAGATGCAATTAAATTAAGGCTGATTGTACTATTTAGTCCATTTGTCATCGTTTCTCATCCTTTATTATCCTCGGGAGAAAATTATGGGTCGGATAAAATTTTATTTGCTCGAGCTGCTTTATTCTATAAAATAAAAGCTAATTTAGTTTACATTTGGCTGCTTAAATATGTGTTTTTTCTTGCAAGAAAAAACTATATTAATTGGAACGAATGTATAAAAAAATATAAAATAGGTTTGTCTGGAATTCAAAAATATAAAGAACTCGTAAAATTATAG
- a CDS encoding FdtA/QdtA family cupin domain-containing protein codes for MTIENVQLIEVPKAHDVRGNLSVIEGNTIPFEIKRVYYLYDIPTSSVRGGHAHKNLNQLLVALSGSFDVVLKDGISQKVITLNKPNFGLLIPTGIWRELQNFSSGSVCLVLASEVFDEADYIRDFDEFQSFKNG; via the coding sequence ATGACTATTGAAAATGTTCAATTAATTGAAGTCCCAAAAGCGCATGATGTGAGAGGAAATCTTTCCGTTATAGAAGGAAATACAATACCTTTCGAAATAAAAAGAGTTTATTATTTGTATGACATTCCTACATCCAGTGTTCGTGGCGGTCACGCACATAAGAATTTGAACCAACTTTTAGTTGCTTTAAGTGGCAGTTTTGATGTTGTGTTAAAAGATGGAATTTCACAAAAAGTGATAACACTTAATAAACCCAATTTTGGACTATTAATTCCCACAGGAATTTGGAGAGAATTACAAAATTTTTCGTCAGGTTCTGTTTGTTTAGTTTTAGCTTCTGAGGTTTTTGACGAAGCAGATTACATTCGTGATTTTGATGAATTCCAATCATTTAAAAACGGATGA
- a CDS encoding TolC family protein gives MKINTYLVLGISLFLIPSLKAQVKTSLKLEEAIHLAWTKSNEVSLADAKVLSKSLEVQSIKNHAYPDLKVSGQYQRLANAKVNLKTGSSSSSSESTPAVDQLMLGQVTASFPVFNGFKLKNSIKSSNHLYEAETANALQTKEEVAMKVIDFYAHLYKAQKTIDLITENKKSAQQRVTDFIQLEKNGIIPRNDLLKSQLQVSKLQLSLDSATSDLNTINYELTNFLKLDPKTVIQVKESDFANFEMNGIPTSEQTALTSRKDLEAIQLQQKASLDNIEVAKSGYFPSLSLVGGYTTLDLKNVITVQNAMNFGVGLSYDLSGILKNGTAVKLAKSQAQELKSHEEMLTDYIKIEVKRAIEGYELSLKQEQVYKEAVGQATENYRIIKDKYDNGLADTNDLLEADVEQLASKINQTLTRANSIQKYYALLSASGQLNQTFNLSKI, from the coding sequence ATGAAAATTAATACCTACCTAGTTTTAGGGATTTCATTATTCCTGATTCCTAGCCTGAAAGCGCAGGTAAAAACGAGTTTAAAGCTCGAAGAAGCGATTCATTTAGCTTGGACAAAAAGCAACGAAGTTTCATTGGCAGACGCTAAAGTTTTAAGCAAATCACTGGAAGTACAATCGATAAAAAATCATGCTTATCCCGATTTAAAAGTATCTGGACAATATCAACGTTTGGCCAATGCAAAAGTAAATCTAAAAACGGGTAGTAGCTCTTCAAGTAGCGAATCGACACCAGCCGTTGACCAATTAATGTTGGGTCAAGTAACTGCGTCTTTTCCTGTTTTTAATGGTTTTAAGCTAAAAAACAGCATCAAATCGTCTAATCATTTATACGAAGCCGAAACTGCAAACGCTTTGCAAACCAAAGAAGAAGTCGCTATGAAAGTGATTGATTTCTACGCTCACTTATATAAAGCGCAAAAAACAATTGACTTAATCACTGAAAACAAAAAAAGTGCACAACAAAGGGTAACCGATTTTATTCAGCTAGAAAAAAACGGAATTATACCTCGTAATGATTTACTGAAATCACAATTGCAAGTTTCTAAACTGCAATTATCCCTTGATAGCGCAACGAGTGATTTGAACACGATAAATTATGAGCTTACGAATTTCTTAAAATTAGACCCGAAAACAGTGATACAAGTAAAAGAAAGTGATTTTGCTAATTTTGAAATGAACGGAATTCCAACGAGCGAACAAACTGCCTTAACGAGTAGAAAAGACTTAGAAGCGATTCAACTCCAGCAAAAAGCAAGTCTGGACAATATTGAAGTAGCAAAAAGTGGCTACTTCCCTTCTTTATCTCTTGTGGGTGGATACACAACTCTTGATTTAAAAAATGTGATTACGGTACAAAACGCCATGAATTTTGGCGTGGGTTTATCGTATGACCTAAGTGGTATTTTGAAAAATGGAACGGCTGTAAAATTGGCCAAAAGTCAAGCACAAGAATTAAAAAGCCATGAAGAAATGCTGACCGATTATATTAAAATCGAAGTAAAACGTGCTATAGAAGGTTATGAACTTTCTCTTAAACAAGAGCAAGTGTACAAAGAAGCTGTTGGTCAAGCGACAGAGAACTACAGAATCATCAAAGATAAATACGATAATGGTCTAGCAGACACCAACGATTTACTAGAAGCAGATGTGGAGCAACTTGCCTCCAAAATCAATCAAACTTTAACTAGAGCCAATAGCATTCAAAAATATTATGCTTTGCTTTCGGCCTCAGGACAATTAAACCAAACTTTCAATCTTTCAAAAATATAA
- a CDS encoding ATP-binding cassette domain-containing protein codes for MSQPILSLKNATIYQEDKTILSNVNLEVNRGEFLYIIGKTGTGKSSLMKTLYADLPLTEGEGHIVDFDLVGLKDNDIPYLRRKIGIVFQDFKLLPDRSIKENMIFVLKATGWTIKEEMDRKIDEVLDKVGMKQYVNKMPHQISGGEQQRVAIARALLNDPELILADEPTGNLDPQTSTEVLEVLRKINENGKTIIMATHDYALLMKYPAKTLKCEDAKIFEVVQRTVS; via the coding sequence ATGTCTCAACCTATACTTTCTTTAAAAAACGCAACTATTTACCAAGAGGATAAAACTATTTTATCAAATGTAAATTTAGAAGTTAATCGTGGTGAATTTTTATACATCATCGGAAAAACAGGAACTGGAAAAAGTAGTTTAATGAAAACACTTTATGCAGATTTACCCTTAACTGAAGGCGAAGGACATATTGTGGATTTTGACTTAGTCGGTTTAAAAGACAACGATATTCCTTATTTAAGAAGAAAAATAGGGATTGTTTTCCAAGATTTCAAATTACTTCCAGACCGTAGTATCAAAGAGAATATGATTTTTGTTTTAAAAGCTACTGGTTGGACCATAAAAGAAGAAATGGATCGTAAAATTGATGAAGTATTAGACAAAGTTGGAATGAAACAATATGTTAACAAGATGCCACATCAGATTTCTGGTGGGGAACAACAGCGTGTGGCTATTGCAAGAGCTTTATTAAATGACCCTGAGTTGATTCTTGCGGATGAACCTACAGGGAACCTTGATCCACAAACTAGTACTGAAGTACTTGAAGTATTAAGAAAAATCAACGAAAACGGAAAAACTATTATCATGGCAACACATGATTATGCGCTACTTATGAAGTATCCTGCTAAAACCTTAAAATGTGAGGATGCTAAGATATTTGAAGTAGTTCAAAGGACGGTTTCATAA
- a CDS encoding TetR family transcriptional regulator — protein sequence MKADFNEKQIEILQVAENLFGDKGFEGTSIRTIAKEAKINVAMVSYYFGSKEKLLQALVYYRTKDLGFEIENISIETIEPMEKINRMIALYINKINCNKGIYRILHFEVTSSKTDLKMQVLDDIRMKNLISLTAIIEEGQSKGIFRKDIIIPLITPTILGTFFHFYMNKDYFQNLLNLKTEKAFEDYITTSLTQHIQQTIKALLIYEN from the coding sequence ATGAAAGCAGATTTTAACGAAAAACAAATCGAAATACTACAAGTAGCCGAAAATTTATTTGGTGATAAAGGGTTTGAAGGGACTTCTATAAGGACTATTGCCAAGGAAGCCAAAATAAATGTCGCCATGGTGTCCTATTACTTTGGTTCTAAAGAAAAATTACTACAAGCTTTGGTTTACTACCGAACAAAAGATTTAGGATTTGAGATTGAAAACATTTCCATTGAGACAATAGAACCAATGGAAAAAATAAACAGAATGATTGCCTTGTACATCAATAAAATCAACTGTAACAAAGGAATCTATAGAATTTTACATTTTGAAGTTACAAGTAGTAAGACTGATTTAAAAATGCAAGTATTGGATGATATAAGGATGAAAAATCTCATCTCACTTACTGCAATAATTGAGGAAGGACAAAGCAAAGGCATCTTCAGAAAAGACATTATTATCCCCCTGATTACACCCACAATTTTGGGGACATTTTTTCATTTTTATATGAATAAAGATTATTTCCAAAACTTACTAAATCTAAAAACTGAAAAAGCGTTTGAGGACTATATCACTACAAGCCTAACGCAACACATACAACAAACTATTAAAGCACTTCTTATCTATGAAAATTAA
- a CDS encoding tetratricopeptide repeat protein, which yields MRKFSWCLIFLVFTNAISLFAQKSTIYTHELKDFNEAVALYRDGQFASAQTIFEKVFLENKNPEVKSDCAYYDASCAIRLDRANAGDLIERFLSDYPTSAKSNQAYVEVAYYYFDQKNYSGALRNFEKVQEFQLKSEDRDKFNFQKGYCLFSAKNKKEATLYFNKVLKSREYGSQAKYYLGFMAYEGNDYSQANKYFDAVSGDEKYKEKLSYYQADMNFKQGNFQKAIELGEKAMTKSTALEKSELNKVIGESYFNLKKYDKAIPYLTAYKGKRGRWSNTDYYQLGYAYYKQNDYEKAIAQFNKIIGGKDAVAQNAYYHLGESYLNQNKKQEALNAFKNASEMSFDAAIQEDASLNYAKLSYEIGNSYQSTPEVLLGFITKYPNNSNKAVIEKLLIDSYISSKNYSEALVLLEKSKRPENKLAYQKVTFYSGLELFINRSYQEAEKMFKKSLENQIDSEFTARATFWKGETENKLEDYQNSLLSFKQFIGLTRASATPEFKNINYNIAYAYFKLKEYDQAGNYFQNQIDKGKSDQDRLNDSYLRLGDCRFVNSKYYPAMEAYNKAIEYNGFDADYAYFQKALCYGFVGKSDKKIEELNSFINMYSKSSYKDDALYELANTYVATNKQELALNTYDRLIVEYKKGSFTAKAILRQGLVYYNSDRSDLALTKFKKVASEFPKSPEALEAVSTARLIYVDNGRVDEYATWVRTLDFVAVSDVELDNDSYESAYKQFSQKNNSQAISGFNAYISSFPRGLHNLQANFYLAQTYFSEGQESKSVPSYENVISQSRNEFTEQSLTRLGQIYLKNNDKTKAITVLQRLENEAELGQNKIFAQSNLMKCYYDKKDYANSVTYAEKVLNAVKIDDNVKSDAQIIIARSAMQTGDEAKARAGYSKLLSIAKGELAAEALFYDAYFKNKDGKYEASNITVQKLAKSYSSYRYYGAKGLVVMAKNFYGLKDSFQATYILDNVIQNFTDYPEVVSEAKTELALIKSQESKTNSSIQN from the coding sequence ATGCGTAAATTTTCTTGGTGCCTCATTTTCTTGGTTTTTACAAATGCAATATCCCTTTTTGCACAAAAATCAACGATATATACTCATGAATTAAAAGATTTTAATGAAGCTGTAGCTTTATATAGAGATGGACAATTTGCTTCGGCACAAACCATATTTGAAAAAGTATTTTTAGAGAATAAGAATCCAGAGGTAAAGTCTGATTGTGCTTATTATGATGCCAGTTGTGCGATTCGTTTGGATCGTGCTAATGCAGGAGATTTAATAGAACGCTTCCTGTCTGATTATCCTACAAGTGCTAAAAGTAATCAAGCTTATGTTGAAGTAGCATACTATTATTTTGACCAAAAGAATTACTCAGGTGCCTTGAGAAATTTTGAAAAAGTACAAGAGTTTCAGTTAAAAAGTGAAGACAGAGATAAGTTTAATTTCCAAAAAGGGTATTGTCTTTTTAGTGCTAAAAATAAAAAAGAAGCCACTTTATATTTTAACAAAGTCTTGAAATCACGAGAATATGGTTCTCAAGCCAAATATTATTTAGGTTTTATGGCCTATGAAGGCAATGATTATTCTCAAGCCAATAAATATTTTGATGCCGTTTCTGGAGATGAAAAATACAAAGAAAAGCTTTCCTATTATCAAGCTGATATGAATTTCAAACAAGGAAATTTTCAAAAAGCTATTGAATTAGGTGAAAAAGCCATGACAAAATCTACAGCTCTGGAGAAATCAGAGTTGAATAAAGTTATTGGTGAAAGTTATTTTAATTTAAAAAAATACGATAAAGCTATTCCTTATTTAACAGCATACAAAGGAAAAAGAGGAAGATGGAGTAATACTGATTACTATCAATTAGGTTATGCCTATTACAAACAAAATGATTACGAAAAAGCCATTGCGCAATTCAATAAAATCATTGGAGGTAAAGATGCTGTTGCTCAAAATGCTTATTACCATTTGGGAGAAAGTTATTTGAACCAAAATAAAAAACAGGAAGCATTAAATGCTTTTAAGAATGCTTCAGAAATGAGTTTTGATGCTGCAATACAAGAAGATGCTAGTTTGAATTATGCCAAATTGAGTTATGAAATTGGGAATTCATATCAAAGTACTCCTGAAGTATTGCTTGGTTTTATTACTAAATATCCAAATAACAGTAATAAAGCGGTAATTGAGAAATTGCTGATTGACTCCTATATTTCATCTAAAAACTACAGTGAAGCATTGGTTTTATTAGAAAAAAGTAAAAGGCCTGAAAATAAATTAGCCTACCAAAAAGTGACTTTCTATAGTGGATTAGAATTATTTATAAATAGAAGTTATCAGGAAGCTGAGAAAATGTTTAAAAAATCACTTGAAAATCAAATAGATAGTGAGTTTACTGCAAGAGCGACTTTTTGGAAAGGAGAAACAGAGAATAAATTAGAAGATTATCAAAATTCCTTGCTAAGTTTTAAACAATTTATAGGTTTGACTCGTGCGAGTGCAACACCTGAATTTAAGAATATCAATTACAATATTGCCTATGCGTATTTTAAGTTAAAAGAGTATGACCAAGCGGGGAATTATTTTCAAAATCAAATTGATAAAGGGAAAAGTGACCAAGACCGTTTGAATGATTCCTATTTACGTTTAGGAGATTGTCGATTTGTGAATTCAAAATATTATCCTGCAATGGAAGCTTACAATAAAGCAATAGAATATAACGGTTTTGATGCTGATTATGCTTATTTCCAAAAAGCACTTTGTTATGGTTTTGTGGGGAAAAGTGATAAAAAAATTGAGGAACTGAATTCTTTTATTAATATGTATTCTAAATCTAGCTATAAAGATGATGCTTTATATGAATTAGCAAATACTTATGTTGCGACTAATAAACAAGAATTAGCCTTAAATACCTATGACCGATTGATAGTCGAGTATAAAAAAGGTTCTTTTACAGCTAAAGCCATTTTGCGACAAGGTTTAGTGTATTACAACTCGGATAGAAGTGACTTAGCTTTAACTAAATTTAAAAAAGTAGCGTCAGAATTTCCCAAAAGTCCAGAGGCTTTAGAAGCCGTTTCTACAGCTAGATTGATTTATGTAGATAATGGTAGAGTAGATGAATATGCTACATGGGTAAGAACGTTAGATTTTGTAGCCGTTTCAGATGTTGAATTGGATAACGATAGTTACGAGTCGGCTTATAAACAATTTAGCCAAAAAAATAATAGTCAAGCAATATCTGGTTTCAATGCCTATATTTCCAGTTTTCCTAGAGGGTTACATAACTTACAAGCCAATTTTTATTTGGCACAAACCTATTTTTCAGAAGGACAGGAAAGTAAATCAGTTCCAAGCTATGAGAATGTGATTAGTCAATCTCGAAACGAGTTCACGGAACAATCCTTAACACGTTTAGGACAGATTTATTTAAAAAATAATGACAAAACGAAGGCGATTACAGTCTTGCAACGTTTGGAAAATGAAGCAGAGTTGGGGCAAAACAAAATTTTTGCACAGTCTAATTTGATGAAATGCTATTACGATAAAAAAGATTATGCAAATTCAGTGACCTATGCAGAGAAAGTGTTGAATGCAGTTAAAATTGATGATAATGTCAAAAGTGATGCGCAAATTATCATTGCACGTTCAGCAATGCAAACAGGTGATGAAGCAAAAGCTAGAGCAGGATATTCTAAATTATTATCAATTGCTAAAGGAGAATTAGCTGCCGAAGCATTGTTTTATGATGCTTATTTTAAAAACAAAGACGGGAAATATGAAGCGTCAAATATAACGGTACAAAAGTTAGCCAAGAGTTATTCTAGTTACAGATATTATGGTGCCAAAGGATTAGTAGTGATGGCTAAAAACTTTTATGGTTTAAAAGATAGTTTTCAAGCAACTTATATTTTAGACAACGTGATTCAGAATTTTACAGATTACCCAGAGGTAGTTTCAGAAGCTAAAACCGAATTAGCTTTGATTAAATCTCAGGAGTCAAAAACAAATTCATCGATTCAAAATTAA
- a CDS encoding glycosyltransferase, producing MRILLLGECSNLHSTLADGLRILGHDVTVASDGSKWMGNDRDIDISRSGYDFLPSIKYLASLHKTFRTFRNFDIVQIKNPLFLDLKISRNLSFFHYLKKHNAKVFLGAFGTDYFWEKSCFDKKTFKYSDYYIGNIPTNFGTTNILQNDWSGTKKQEANIEMADSCDGIIACLYEYYKSYEPYYKNKLAYIPLPINTSLLDYKQKGNDGEKPKFFIGIQKDRSEYKGTDILYKVLLKIHEKYPDELFINMVESIPLSQYVKIMSESDVLLDQIYSYTPGMNGLIAMAQGLVLVGGGEPEMYELINEHENFPIINVYPSEEDIFDKLEDLIINKNDIPNLSSNSHDFVQKHHDYVKVAQQYLYFWNSK from the coding sequence ATGAGAATACTTTTGTTAGGAGAATGTAGCAATCTTCATTCAACTTTAGCTGATGGTTTGAGGATATTAGGTCATGATGTTACGGTTGCATCTGATGGTAGTAAATGGATGGGGAATGATAGAGATATTGATATTTCACGATCAGGATATGATTTTTTGCCCTCCATCAAATATTTAGCGAGTTTGCACAAGACCTTCCGAACGTTTAGAAACTTCGATATTGTACAAATAAAAAATCCTCTGTTTTTAGATTTAAAGATTAGTCGCAACCTTAGTTTCTTTCATTATTTAAAGAAGCATAATGCTAAAGTATTTTTAGGTGCTTTTGGAACAGATTATTTTTGGGAGAAATCATGTTTTGATAAGAAAACTTTCAAATATTCAGATTATTATATTGGGAATATTCCAACAAATTTTGGTACGACAAATATTTTGCAAAATGATTGGTCAGGTACAAAAAAACAGGAAGCTAATATTGAAATGGCAGATTCTTGTGATGGTATTATTGCCTGTCTTTATGAATATTATAAATCATATGAGCCGTATTACAAAAATAAATTAGCTTATATTCCATTGCCAATTAATACTTCATTATTGGATTATAAACAAAAAGGCAATGATGGTGAAAAACCTAAATTTTTTATTGGTATTCAAAAAGATCGTTCAGAATATAAGGGAACTGATATTCTGTATAAAGTATTATTGAAAATACATGAAAAATACCCGGATGAGTTATTTATAAATATGGTGGAATCTATTCCTTTATCCCAATATGTGAAAATTATGTCAGAATCAGATGTGTTACTAGATCAAATTTATTCTTATACGCCTGGAATGAATGGGCTAATTGCCATGGCACAAGGTTTGGTATTGGTTGGTGGAGGTGAACCTGAAATGTATGAATTGATAAACGAACACGAAAATTTCCCCATAATTAATGTGTATCCGTCTGAGGAAGATATTTTTGATAAGTTGGAGGATTTAATTATAAATAAAAATGATATTCCAAACCTCTCCTCTAATAGCCACGATTTTGTACAAAAACACCACGATTACGTGAAGGTTGCACAACAATATTTATACTTTTGGAATAGCAAATAA
- a CDS encoding methyltransferase domain-containing protein, with protein sequence MYQTFKNTITKIVSRKFIFKYEETLRSWYALFYTGNNYQCNVCSKKLRKFITLSNNESLCPNCGSVKRNRRLWSLLKTEFLFPQASILDFSPSRCLYRKLKKTANINYYSTDLSGDFIADHQFDITNLEIANNTLDLVICYHILEHINNDIRAIKELIRVMKPGAKALIQTPFKEGEIYEDYTFVSNEDRLKHFGQEDHVRIYSVVGLKERLQSCGFLVEIRENFSVDNKYCYDRNEKIIVITKPLN encoded by the coding sequence ATGTATCAAACTTTTAAAAATACCATCACGAAAATTGTTTCACGAAAATTCATTTTCAAATACGAGGAAACTTTAAGGTCTTGGTATGCCCTTTTTTACACTGGAAACAACTATCAATGTAACGTTTGTAGTAAAAAATTAAGAAAGTTTATCACCCTATCGAACAACGAATCTTTATGTCCTAATTGTGGAAGTGTAAAAAGAAACAGAAGATTATGGTCTCTTTTAAAAACGGAATTTCTGTTTCCACAAGCTTCAATTTTAGATTTTTCCCCTTCAAGATGTTTGTATCGAAAATTAAAAAAAACAGCAAACATCAATTACTATAGCACTGATTTATCAGGAGATTTTATTGCTGATCATCAATTTGACATAACTAATCTGGAAATAGCTAATAACACTTTAGACTTGGTCATTTGTTACCACATTTTAGAACACATTAATAATGATATTCGAGCAATTAAAGAGTTAATTCGAGTTATGAAACCGGGAGCTAAAGCATTGATTCAAACTCCTTTTAAAGAAGGTGAAATTTATGAAGATTATACTTTTGTATCAAACGAAGATCGATTAAAACATTTTGGACAAGAGGACCATGTTCGAATTTATTCCGTGGTTGGATTAAAAGAACGCCTACAAAGCTGTGGCTTTTTAGTTGAAATTAGAGAAAACTTTTCTGTTGATAATAAATATTGTTATGATAGGAACGAAAAAATAATTGTGATAACCAAACCATTAAATTGA
- a CDS encoding glycosyltransferase family 2 protein, producing MPFFSIIIPLYNKENFIENTLKSVLDQRFTDFEVIIVNDGSTDSSEEKVLKFSDSRIQYYYKENEGVSSARNYGIGKSKSNYITFIDADDYWYEAFLQEIFKNINRYPELKVFSAAIEIETSKKVIPSSYSIVKTGDYEIVNYFTASLKESVICTSCAVFHKSVFEETGNFDINIKSGEDIDMWIRVGLFYPILFYWKTLARYVFVNDSLSKKDQFSTVKLNFEKYSEQEKTNPNLKKFLDLNRFSLAIKCKIARDYKLFNHYYKAIDLKKLSHKKRVLLLIPTLLLKPLINLKQFLAEIGLGSSVFK from the coding sequence ATGCCGTTTTTTTCCATTATTATCCCACTTTACAACAAAGAAAACTTCATTGAAAACACATTAAAAAGTGTTCTTGATCAGCGATTTACTGACTTTGAAGTAATTATAGTAAATGATGGCTCCACAGATTCAAGCGAAGAAAAAGTTTTAAAATTTAGTGACTCTAGGATTCAGTACTACTATAAAGAAAACGAAGGTGTTTCTTCTGCACGAAATTATGGAATAGGAAAATCTAAATCCAACTATATTACTTTCATTGATGCTGATGATTATTGGTATGAGGCTTTTTTACAGGAAATTTTCAAAAATATCAATCGATACCCAGAATTAAAAGTGTTCTCGGCAGCTATAGAAATTGAAACTTCCAAGAAAGTTATTCCCTCAAGTTATTCTATTGTAAAAACAGGAGATTACGAAATTGTAAATTATTTCACTGCTAGCCTAAAGGAATCCGTAATTTGTACTTCCTGTGCTGTTTTTCATAAAAGTGTTTTTGAAGAAACGGGAAACTTTGATATAAATATAAAGAGTGGTGAAGATATCGACATGTGGATTCGTGTTGGATTATTCTACCCCATTTTATTTTATTGGAAAACCTTAGCTCGATATGTTTTTGTTAATGACAGTCTTTCAAAAAAAGATCAATTTAGTACCGTTAAATTAAATTTTGAAAAATATAGCGAACAAGAAAAAACAAATCCTAATTTGAAAAAATTCTTAGATTTAAATCGTTTTTCATTAGCCATAAAATGTAAAATAGCTAGAGACTACAAACTATTTAATCACTACTATAAAGCTATTGATTTAAAAAAATTAAGTCATAAAAAGAGAGTTTTACTATTGATTCCTACTCTATTATTAAAGCCGTTAATTAATCTAAAACAATTTTTAGCTGAAATAGGCTTAGGTTCATCCGTTTTTAAATGA
- a CDS encoding glycosyltransferase encodes MLSILIPVYNYNIYPLILELHAQCLKLKIVFEIIVIDDFSSSICVENEKTNTLNNSNYTVLDSNIGRSKIRNLLGRTANYDWLLFLDADVFPKNKNFISTYIKHINNEEKIVNGGLLYQNEKPEKNKLLRWVYGRKREALDYKTRSKKPYLSSLTLNILIHKSIFEKISFNETIPNLRHEDTLFSYNLMQGKIKIEHIDNPIYHNGLDDFIVAIRKEKESLLALKYLIDNQLIPTDYVRISKLFTKIKHYRLIPIFVLFHKMTNFLFLKNLSSRYPSLFIFDLYRLGYLCQLENK; translated from the coding sequence ATGCTTTCTATATTAATCCCTGTCTATAATTATAATATTTATCCGCTAATTTTAGAACTGCATGCTCAATGTTTAAAACTTAAAATAGTTTTTGAGATTATTGTGATTGATGATTTTTCAAGCAGTATTTGTGTCGAGAATGAGAAGACAAATACCTTAAACAATTCCAATTATACCGTTTTAGACTCCAATATTGGGAGAAGTAAAATCAGGAATCTATTAGGCAGAACAGCAAATTACGATTGGTTACTTTTTCTAGACGCTGATGTTTTTCCTAAAAATAAAAATTTCATATCAACATATATTAAACATATCAACAATGAAGAAAAAATAGTAAACGGTGGTCTTTTATATCAAAATGAAAAACCAGAAAAAAACAAACTACTACGTTGGGTTTATGGAAGAAAAAGAGAAGCACTTGATTATAAAACTAGATCTAAAAAGCCTTATTTAAGTTCTTTAACCTTGAATATTTTAATCCATAAATCTATTTTTGAAAAAATTTCATTCAATGAAACTATTCCCAATTTAAGACATGAAGATACTTTGTTTTCTTATAATTTGATGCAAGGGAAAATCAAAATAGAACACATTGACAATCCTATTTATCACAATGGATTAGATGATTTTATAGTTGCTATTCGAAAGGAAAAGGAATCTTTGTTAGCTTTGAAATATCTGATTGACAATCAATTAATACCTACAGATTATGTCCGGATTTCAAAATTATTCACCAAAATTAAGCACTACAGATTGATTCCAATCTTTGTGCTTTTTCATAAAATGACAAATTTTCTGTTTTTGAAAAACTTATCCAGTAGATATCCTTCCTTGTTTATTTTTGACTTATACCGATTAGGCTATTTATGCCAACTTGAAAACAAATAA